From the Ammospiza caudacuta isolate bAmmCau1 chromosome 24, bAmmCau1.pri, whole genome shotgun sequence genome, one window contains:
- the TOMM6 gene encoding mitochondrial import receptor subunit TOM6 homolog, whose protein sequence is MAAVAAAGAGAAGAAGAVAAPPRGIRTWLRSAFRFATDRNDFRRNLLLNLGLFAAGVWVARNLTDIDLMAPQPVP, encoded by the exons atggcggcggtggcggcggccggagcgggagcggcgggagcggccggggcggtggcggccccgccgcggggcATCCGCACCTGGCTGCGCAGCGCCTTCCGCTTCGCCACCGACCGCAACGACTTCCGCAG GAACCTGCTGCTGAACCTGGGGCTCTTTGCCGCCGGGGTCTGGGTGGCCCGGAACCTCACCGACATCGACCTGATGGCGCCGCAGCCCGTGCCGTAG
- the LOC131567576 gene encoding basic proline-rich protein-like, whose product MAGPTSSDQFRPVPTSSLSARPSPSPRGCRGRSGPGQGDKGRNPRGRAGWPRLEPAPQPPERLSRRECRGIGGRRAGRRRAGSGGDDLGGQRLWETLLQGHEVTDGQTDPPGGDSSGAGMAAKRIPQLPAPSARMFHPPGCRRSFPGEPAPWWDGPWPCPPDGPEDTWDEPPWDGAPWDVPPWDVPPWDVPPWDVPPWEQQPRRRQRRRGPPSPRAFPGPGDVPWNEEEQDRRWAPPECPLPPPWPDRAAVPGAEGDFGECWYQDAPPDPWPEYPEEEQPQPQPQPWPPSGPAGNPGNFHQHRPPWSHHPAGTRRSRPRQLLLVPRAWCPRPSRGHKPRSKPSCPAPSRRSQPGARKEPQPPEPPQRPEPPPGAAERQEQPQDVPAGTGGVLEPPGPARSPLESPAADGGADPGAAELQVELGAGQSPVGSQDQAPCAPGADPAPPEETSRNPEIQEHLEAEPCGVPKAGGGHGSPPRSPAAPPEPAGREILECSSGEAELSPRSCAAGETEARAAQAGPLQCLHPPENPQLPPGPAAEPEAQPSQAAPGACTPPETPTAPQSPPGAGAPNQAVCGQQQPCSEPPTPFPAGIDSRSAAVLRRKAKIELSYQQFSLSIAVVATMLLHEEPSMEAALGVALRANLRQGRLHHLQQLEQFIDSLDSVGSSSL is encoded by the exons ATGGCCGGCCCGACCAGTTCAGACCAGTTCCGACCAGTTCCGACCAGTTCCTTATCAGCGCGTCCCAGCCCAAGCCCCCGCGGCTGCCGGGGCCGTTCCGGGCCGGGTCAAGGTGATAAAGGCAGAAATCCCCGGGGCAGGGCGGGGTGGCCGCGCCTGGAaccagccccgcagcccccggagCGCCTTTCCCGGCGGGAATGCCGGGGGATAGGGGGGAGGAGAGCCGGGAGGCGCCGGGCTGGCTCGGGAGGGGATGATCTGGGTGGGCAGCGACTTTGGGAGACCCTCCTGCAGGGCCACGAGGtgacggacggacagacggacccgccgggaggggacagcagcGGCGCCGGCATGGCAGCAAAG CGGATCCCGCAGCTCCCGGCGCCCTCGGCCAGGATGTTCCACCCGccgggctgcaggaggagcttcCCCGGGGAG CCTGCTCCGTGGTGGGATGGGCCGTGGCCGTGTCCCCCTGATGGCCCTGAGGACACCTGGGACGAGCCACCTTGGGATGGGGCACCTTGGGATGTGCCACCATGGGATGTGCCACCATGGGATGTGCCACCATGGGATGTGCCAccatgggagcagcagcccaggagacGCCAGCGCAGGAGGGGCCCG cccagccccagagccttCCCTGGCCCTGGGGACGTGCCCTGGAACgaggaggagcaggacaggaggtGGGCACCCCCCGAGTGTCCCCTGCCACCGCCCTGGCCTGACAGAGCAGCCGTGCCAGGAGCTGAGGGTGACTTTGGAGAGTGCTGGTACCAG GATGCACCGCCTGACCCCTGGCCTGAGTACCCCgaggaggagcagccccagccccagccccagccctggcccccgTCCGGCCCTGCAGG GAATCCAGGGAATTTCCACCAGCACCGCCCGCCCTGGAGCCACCACCCGGCTGGGACACGACGGAGCCGCCCccggcagctgctcctggtgccccGGGCGTGGTGTCCCCGACCCTCCCGAG ggcacaagCCGCGCTCCAAGCCCTCCTGTCCCGCCCCGTCCAGGAGGAGCCAGCCCGGGGCCAGGAAGGAGCCGCAGCCCCCGGAGCCTCCCCAGCGCCCGGAGCCacccccaggggctgcagagaggcaggagcagccgcAG GATGTGCCAGCGGGGACTGGGGGTGTTCTGGAGCCCCCCGGCCCGGCCAGGAGCCCTCTGGAGAGCCCAGCTGCTGATGGTGGTGCTGatcctggtgctgcagagctgcag gtggagctgggagctgggcagagccccGTGGGCAGCCAGGATcaggctccctgtgctccaggagcagatccagcccctcctgagGAGACCTCCAGGAATCCTGAGATCCAGGAGCACCTTGAG GCGGAGCCGTgcggtgtccccaaggctggcGGCGGTCACGGGTCACCTCCCCggagcccagcagcccctccagAGCCTGCCGGGAGGGAAATCCTGgagtgcagctctggggaggcagagctcagccctcgCTCCTGTGCGGCTGGGGAAACCGAGGCAcgagctgcccaggctggg cctctgcagtGCCTTCATCCTCCTGAGAACCCTCAGCTTCCTCCGGGACCTGCAGCAGAGCCCgaagcccagcccagccaagctgCCCCGGGCGCCTGCACCCCACCAGAGACCCCCACAGCGCCCCAGAGCCCACCTGGGGCTGGTGCCCCCAATCAG GCTGtgtgtggccagcagcagccctgctcagagccccccacgccattcccagctggaatcgACTCccgctctgctgctgtgctcaggaggAAGGCAAAGATCGAGCTG TCGTACCAGCAGTTCAGCCTGAGCATCGCCGTGGTGGCCACGATGCTGCTGCACGAGGAGCCCTCGATGGAGGCGGCGCTGGGGGTGGCGCTCAGGGCCAACCTGCGCCAGGGCCGCCTGcaccacctgcagcagctggagcagttcaTCGACAGCCTCGACTCCGtgggctccagcagcctctga
- the PRICKLE4 gene encoding prickle-like protein 4, producing the protein MSLPSPAWPQQDEPSPCGTTGGLPPASSDSDSGCALEEYLEPPEVPPCSPQPGSDRDRTRLRARALLQQLPPQDCDERYCPGLAEEERRQLRAFSARRRQEALGQGLACPVPGPCHGRPCRKCGRRLNKGDPGVSASRLGDQFWHPSCFSCHFCHQQLVDLIYFQQDGRIYCGRHHAELFRPRCASCDQLIFMEECIEAEGRRWHLEHFCCLECEEPLRGQRYVMRSGRPCCRPCFESLFAEPCQACGDPIGADTEQVTHQGLHWHARSSCLCCSLCRAPLRGQPLSCHRGRLFCSGSCGRGQDGSSAASDSSDSAIASAPSPQCAPAARSGRDRGQGDEAFSEQPPVHPAFRSPGDLGAAPRERSGDAAKEHPGALGPPAGHPSAPQLNPEPPKEPRALLGSPEARRAAELQAGTSRPRHGARAGHGTEEEEEEEDSWCPTCSSSSDSDSEEEGFFFGKPIPKPGMTSLGREPTQRGRGRTAKHCSVC; encoded by the exons atGTCCCTGCCGAGCCCTGCATGGCCCCAGCAGGACGAGCCCTCTCCCTGCGGCACCACCGGGGGCCTCCCCCCGGCCTCGTCCGACAGCGACTCCGGCTGTGCCCtggaggagtacctggagccCCCCGAG GTGCCGCCGTGCTCGCCCCAGCCGGGCTCTGACCGTGACCGGACGCGGCTCCGCGCCAGAgcgctcctgcagcagctgccccccCAGGACTGCGAT GAGCGCTACTGCCCCGGCCTCGCCGAGGAGGAGCGGCGCCAGCTCCGCGCCTTCAGCGCCCGCCGCCGACAGGAGGCTCTGGGACAGGGCCTGGCGTGCCCCGTGCCAGGGCCCTGCCACGGCCGTCCCTGCAGGAAG TGCGGCCGGAGGCTGAACAAAGGCGACCCGGGGGTTTCGGCGTCTCGCCTGGGCGACCAGTTCTGGCACCCGTCCTGCTTCTCCTGCCACttctgccaccagcagctggtGGATCTCATCTACTTCCAGCAGGATGGGAGGATCTACTGCGGCCGGCACCACGCTGAGCTCTTCCGACCCCGCTGCGCCTCCTGCGACCAG CTGATCTTCATGGAGGAGTGCATCGAGGCCGAGGGCCGGcgctggcacctggagcatttctgctGCCTGGAGTGCGAGGAGCCCCTGCGCGGGCAGCGCTACGTGATGCGCAGCGGGCGGCCCTGCTGCCGGCCCTGCTTCGAGAGCCTCTTCGCCGAGCCGTGCCAGGCGTGCGGGGACCCCATCG GTGCGGACACCGAGCAGGTCACCCACCAAGGGCTGCACTGGCACGCCCGCTCCTCCTGCttgtgctgcagcctgtgccgGGCCCCGCTGCGGGGACAGCCCCTCAGCTGCCACCGCGGCCGCCTCTTCTGCTCCGGCTCCTGCGGCCGCGGCCAGGACGGCTCCTCCGCCGCCTCCGACTCCTCGGACTCCGCCATCGCCTCCGCTCCGTCCCCCCAGTGCGCGCCCGCGGCCCGGAgcggcagggacagggggcaaGGGGATG AGGCGTTCTCGGAGCAGCCCCCCGTGCACCCCGCCTTCAGGAGCCCCGGGGATCTCGGCGCAGCCCCACGGGAGCGGAGCGGCGACGCTGCCAAGGAGCACCCAGGGGCGCTGGGACCCCCAGCCGGCCACCCCTCAGCCCCCCAGCTGAACCCGGAGCCCCCcaaggagcccagagccctTTTGGGGTCCCCTGAAGCCCgaagagctgcagagctgcaggcgGGCACCTCCCGTCCCCGACACGGCGCCCGGGCAGGGCACggcacagaggaggaggaggaggaggaggactcCTGGTGCCCCACCTGCTCCTCATCTTCGGACTCAGACTCGGAGGAGGAGGGTTTCTTTTTCGGGAAGCCCATCCCCAAGCCCGGCAtgacctccctgggcagggagcccacgcagaggggcaggggcaggacgGCCAAGCACTGCAGCGTGTGCTGA